One Rissa tridactyla isolate bRisTri1 chromosome 4, bRisTri1.patW.cur.20221130, whole genome shotgun sequence DNA window includes the following coding sequences:
- the GCSH gene encoding glycine cleavage system H protein, mitochondrial, with protein sequence MAWRALRRVGPVLVPRCPRLSPRVPAARRLATSSLVLSARKFTDKHEWITVENGVGTVGISNFAQEALGDVVYCSLPEIGTKLSKHDEFGALESVKAASELYSPLSGEVTEINAALADNPGLVNKSCYQDGWLIKMTVENPAELDELMSEDAYEKYIKSIED encoded by the exons ATGGCGTGGCGAGCGCTGCGGCGGGTCGGGCCGGTCCTGGTGCCGCGctgcccgcgcctctcgccgcgggTGCCCGCGGCCCGGAGGTTGGCCACCAGCTCGCTGGTGCTGTCCG ccCGCAAATTCACAGACAAGCATGAATGGATAACAGTTGAAAATGGCGTTGGAACAGTAGGAATCAGCAATTTTGCACAG gaagcATTAGGAGACGTTGTTTACTGTAGTCTTCCAGAAATTGGGACAAAATTGAGTAAACATG ATGAGTTTGGAGCTTTGGAAAGTGTGAAAGCTGCTAGTGAACTCTACTCTCCTCTCTCAGGAGAAGTGACTGAGATTAATGCTGCCCTTGCAGATAATCCAGGGCTCGTCAATAAATCTTGTTATCAAGATG GTTGGCTTATCAAGATGACCGTGGAAAATCCTGCTGAACTTGATGAACTGATGAGCGAAGATGCCTATGAGAAATACATAAAATCTATTGAGGACTGA